A stretch of Geotrypetes seraphini chromosome 2, aGeoSer1.1, whole genome shotgun sequence DNA encodes these proteins:
- the MYC gene encoding myc proto-oncogene protein isoform X2 — MPLTCSFLSRNYDYDYDMVQPYFYYEDEEENFYYSGQQQSGLQPPAPSEDIWKKFELLPTPPLSPSRRAQGGLGGLDAFMSDRLEMVTEFLGGDAVNQSFICEPDGDALAKSIVLQDCMWSGFSAAAKLVSEKLASYQAARRESSAQQPPCAGSGGGGGERGGGGGGVGVLSGSSPASYLQDLCSSGSGAATECIDPSVVFPYPLSDALPKTAAAAASSPSPALGGDSPPFSSSSSSSSSSSDSEEEEEEEEDDDEDEEEIDVVTVEKRHPGRRKPESSTLSKPHSKPHLSPLVLKRCHVSIHQHNYAAPPSTKTDYPSAKRAKLDSGRVLKQISSNRKCTSPRSSDSEENDKRRTHNVLERQRRNELKMSFFALRDQIPEVANNEKAPKVVILKKATEYILSIQADEQRLIAEKEQLRRKREQFKHRLEHLQNSV, encoded by the exons ATGCCGCTGACCTGCAGCTTCCTGAGCCGGAATTACGACTACGACTACGACATGGTGCAGCCTTACTTCTACTACGAGGACGAGGAGGAGAACTTCTACTACAGCGGGCAGCAGCAGAGCGGGCTGCAGCCGCCGGCGCCCAGCGAGGACATCTGGAAGAAGTTCGAGCTGCTGCCCACGCCCCCGCTCTCGCCCAGCCGCCGGGCGCAGGGCGGGCTGGGCGGGCTCGACGCCTTCATGTCCGACCGCCTGGAGATGGTGACTGAGTTCCTGGGGGGCGACGCGGTGAACCAGAGCTTCATCTGCGAGCCCGACGGCGACGCCCTGGCCAAGTCCATCGTGCTCCAGGACTGCATGTGGAGCGGCTTCTCGGCCGCCGCCAAGCTCGTCTCCGAGAAGCTCGCCTCGTACCAGGCGGCGCGGCGCGAGAGCTCGGCGCAGCAGCCGCCCTGCGCCGGGAGCggcggagggggaggggagagaggaggaggaggaggcggggTCGGCGTCCTCTCCGGCTCCAGCCCGGCCAGCTATTTGCAGGATCTGTGCAGCAGCGGCAGCGGCGCCGCCACGGAGTGCATCGACCCTTCCGTCGTCTTCCCTTACCCGCTGAGCGACGCCCTGCCCAAAACTGCAGCGGCTGCCGCCTCTTCTCCCAGCCCTGCCCTTGGAGGGGACTCCCCGCccttcagcagcagcagcagtagtagcagcagcagcagcgactCGG aagaagaagaggaggaggaggaagacgaCGACGAAGATGAAGAAGAAATTGACGTTGTGACAGTAGAGAAGAGACACCCTGGAAGAAGGAAACCTGAATCCAGTACGCTGTCAAAGCCACACAGTAAGCCACACCTCAGCCCCCTGGTTCTTAAGCGGTGCCACGTTTCCATCCATCAGCACAATTATGCCGCCCCACCTTCAACCAAAACAGACTACCCATCGGCAAAACGGGCAAAATTGGACAGTGGCAGAGTTCTGAAACAGATCAGCAGCAACAGAAAATGCACGAGTCCCAGATCATCGGACtcggaagaaaatgacaagagaCGGACACACAATGTCTTGGAGCGCCAGAGAAGGAATGAGCTCAAGATGAGCTTCTTTGCACTGCGTGATCAGATACCAGAAGTAGCCAACAATGAAAAGGCCCCCAAAGTTGTTATCCTCAAAAAGGCTACAGAATACATTCTCTCTATTCAGGCAGATGAACAAAGACTAATTGCAGAGAAAGAGCaattgaggaggaagagagaacaaTTTAAACATAGACTTGAACATCTACAGAATTCTGTATAA
- the MYC gene encoding myc proto-oncogene protein isoform X1, translating to MPLTCSFLSRNYDYDYDMVQPYFYYEDEEENFYYSGQQQSGLQPPAPSEDIWKKFELLPTPPLSPSRRAQGGLGGLDAFMSDRLEMVTEFLGGDAVNQSFICEPDGDALAKSIVLQDCMWSGFSAAAKLVSEKLASYQAARRESSAQQPPCAGSGGGGGERGGGGGGVGVLSGSSPASYLQDLCSSGSGAATECIDPSVVFPYPLSDALPKTAAAAASSPSPALGGDSPPFSSSSSSSSSSSDSAEEEEEEEEDDDEDEEEIDVVTVEKRHPGRRKPESSTLSKPHSKPHLSPLVLKRCHVSIHQHNYAAPPSTKTDYPSAKRAKLDSGRVLKQISSNRKCTSPRSSDSEENDKRRTHNVLERQRRNELKMSFFALRDQIPEVANNEKAPKVVILKKATEYILSIQADEQRLIAEKEQLRRKREQFKHRLEHLQNSV from the exons ATGCCGCTGACCTGCAGCTTCCTGAGCCGGAATTACGACTACGACTACGACATGGTGCAGCCTTACTTCTACTACGAGGACGAGGAGGAGAACTTCTACTACAGCGGGCAGCAGCAGAGCGGGCTGCAGCCGCCGGCGCCCAGCGAGGACATCTGGAAGAAGTTCGAGCTGCTGCCCACGCCCCCGCTCTCGCCCAGCCGCCGGGCGCAGGGCGGGCTGGGCGGGCTCGACGCCTTCATGTCCGACCGCCTGGAGATGGTGACTGAGTTCCTGGGGGGCGACGCGGTGAACCAGAGCTTCATCTGCGAGCCCGACGGCGACGCCCTGGCCAAGTCCATCGTGCTCCAGGACTGCATGTGGAGCGGCTTCTCGGCCGCCGCCAAGCTCGTCTCCGAGAAGCTCGCCTCGTACCAGGCGGCGCGGCGCGAGAGCTCGGCGCAGCAGCCGCCCTGCGCCGGGAGCggcggagggggaggggagagaggaggaggaggaggcggggTCGGCGTCCTCTCCGGCTCCAGCCCGGCCAGCTATTTGCAGGATCTGTGCAGCAGCGGCAGCGGCGCCGCCACGGAGTGCATCGACCCTTCCGTCGTCTTCCCTTACCCGCTGAGCGACGCCCTGCCCAAAACTGCAGCGGCTGCCGCCTCTTCTCCCAGCCCTGCCCTTGGAGGGGACTCCCCGCccttcagcagcagcagcagtagtagcagcagcagcagcgactCGG CagaagaagaagaggaggaggaggaagacgaCGACGAAGATGAAGAAGAAATTGACGTTGTGACAGTAGAGAAGAGACACCCTGGAAGAAGGAAACCTGAATCCAGTACGCTGTCAAAGCCACACAGTAAGCCACACCTCAGCCCCCTGGTTCTTAAGCGGTGCCACGTTTCCATCCATCAGCACAATTATGCCGCCCCACCTTCAACCAAAACAGACTACCCATCGGCAAAACGGGCAAAATTGGACAGTGGCAGAGTTCTGAAACAGATCAGCAGCAACAGAAAATGCACGAGTCCCAGATCATCGGACtcggaagaaaatgacaagagaCGGACACACAATGTCTTGGAGCGCCAGAGAAGGAATGAGCTCAAGATGAGCTTCTTTGCACTGCGTGATCAGATACCAGAAGTAGCCAACAATGAAAAGGCCCCCAAAGTTGTTATCCTCAAAAAGGCTACAGAATACATTCTCTCTATTCAGGCAGATGAACAAAGACTAATTGCAGAGAAAGAGCaattgaggaggaagagagaacaaTTTAAACATAGACTTGAACATCTACAGAATTCTGTATAA